The region TCACAGCTCAATCATAAATGaattggagtattaattattatgACCTTCTGCACTTGATTTATAGCCCTTTATCAAATACGGAGTATTATAATGCTTATCCATTTTCTGGGCAAGTAGTTTACATTTTTGGGCATTAGTCAAGAGTTGGATTTGTAATAGTATGAactttttttcatcattttgcctttccttttctttggATGCAACAGTTAGGAACTTTGATAACCATATTGCTTTTAATGCAGAATTGGGGTTATTTTTGTTAATTGGGATTGTTGGTGGCAGGTTAACAGAGGTCCATTTGTGGGAGCTAAAGTTGTGGGTGGGATACTGAGTAGTTGTCGAACTTGTATTTTGCGTTTATTTGGAAACTAAACATGCCTGCGCTAAAGGTTGAAACTGGTCACCAAGATGTTGTTCTTGACGTGGCAATCGATTATTATGGTAAACGTCTTGCTACCGCATCTTCAGACAACACTATCAAGATAATCGGAGTTAGCAGTTCAGGATCTCAGCATCTTGCAACTTTAACAGGTCACCAAGGACCCGTGTGGCAAGCATCATGGGCCCATCCGAAGTTTGGTTCTCTCCTAGCTTCATGTTCTTATGATGGAAAAGTTATACTCTGGAAGGAGGGTAATCAAAATGAATGGACCCAGGCTCATGTTTTTGACGATCATAAAGCCTCTGTCAATTCTATTGCTTGGGCTCCTCATGAACTGGGCCTTTGTCTTGCCTGTGGATCCTCAGATGGAAACATCTCGGTTTTCACTGCAAGATCTGATGGTGGATGGGATAAATCTCGAATTGACCAGGCTCATCCCGTTGGTGTCACCTCTGTCTCTTGGGCCCCCTCAACGGCCCCTGGGGCTCTTGTGGGTTCTGGTCTACTCACAGCTGTTCAGAAGTTAGCATCCGGTGGCT is a window of Salvia splendens isolate huo1 chromosome 3, SspV2, whole genome shotgun sequence DNA encoding:
- the LOC121794281 gene encoding protein transport protein SEC13 homolog B-like isoform X1, coding for MPALKVETGHQDVVLDVAIDYYGKRLATASSDNTIKIIGVSSSGSQHLATLTGHQGPVWQASWAHPKFGSLLASCSYDGKVILWKEGNQNEWTQAHVFDDHKASVNSIAWAPHELGLCLACGSSDGNISVFTARSDGGWDKSRIDQAHPVGVTSVSWAPSTAPGALVGSGLLTAVQKLASGGCDNTVKVWKLDNGTWRMDCFPALHMHTDWVRDVAWAPNLGLPKSTIASASEDGKVITWVAVKDGDQWEGKVLNDFGAPVWKVSWSLTGNILAVADGKNYVTLWKEEVDGEWQQVTTVE
- the LOC121794281 gene encoding protein transport protein SEC13 homolog B-like isoform X2, which encodes MPALKVETGHQDVVLDVAIDYYGHQGPVWQASWAHPKFGSLLASCSYDGKVILWKEGNQNEWTQAHVFDDHKASVNSIAWAPHELGLCLACGSSDGNISVFTARSDGGWDKSRIDQAHPVGVTSVSWAPSTAPGALVGSGLLTAVQKLASGGCDNTVKVWKLDNGTWRMDCFPALHMHTDWVRDVAWAPNLGLPKSTIASASEDGKVITWVAVKDGDQWEGKVLNDFGAPVWKVSWSLTGNILAVADGKNYVTLWKEEVDGEWQQVTTVE